The Morococcus cerebrosus sequence AACACATCGACACCCTTATCCGCCGCAAACTCAGTCCCGAACAAGTATGTGCCTACCTGCATAAACACCACGGGATCACACTCCATCACAGCACCGTTTACCGCTACCTCCGCCAAGACAAAAGCAACGGCGGCACTTTGTGGCAACACCTCAGAATATGCAGCAAACCCTACCGCAAACGCTACGGCAGCACATGGACCAGAGGCAAAGTGCCCGACCGCGTCGGCATAGAAAACCGACCTGCTATCGTCGACCAGAAAACCCGCATCGGCGATTGGGAGGCCGACACCATCGTCGGCAAAAATCAGAAAAGCGCGTTATTGACCTTGGTCGAACGCACTACCCGCTACACCATCATCTGCAAATTAAAGAACTTAAAAGCCGAAGACACTGCCCGGGCGGCCATTAGGGTATTAAAGGCATATAAAGCCAGAGTCCACACCATCACCATGGATAACGGCAAAGAGTTCTACCAACACACCAAAATAGCCAAAGCCTTGAAGGCGAAAACCTATTTTTGCCGCCCTTACCATTCTTGGGAGAAAGGGCTGAATGAGAACACCAATGGACTCATCCGGCAATATTTCCCCAAACAAACCGATTTCCGAAACATCAGCGATCGGGAGATACGCAGGGTTCAAGATGAGTTGAACCACCGGCCGAGAAAAACACTTGGCTACGAAACGCCAAGTGTTTTATTCTTAAATCTGTTCCAACCACTGGTACCCTAGTGTTGCACTTGAAATCCGAATCCAAGGTCGTCTGAAAGCCTGAATTCAGGCTTTCAGACGACCTTGCCTTGCCCTCCCCTTTTAAACCATCGCTTGATACAACGCAATCATCAGCGGCATGGTGATGACGCACAGCAGCGTGGTGATGCCGTAAATTGCGCTGGCCTTACGGGCGTTCTGACCATAAACCATCGCCATTTGGGTAACAGTGGACGCGGCTGGGCTGACGGTGGCGAGGAAGCTGATAAGGACGACGGTATCGCTGTGCCCGCCGAGGTGCGCGATGCCCGAAATTTTGACAAACACCAGCAGAATCAGCGGGATAAGCATCAGACGCAGGAAGGCAACGAGGTAAATCCGTTTGGAGAGGACGATTTCTTTAAGCGGCAGCGAGGCAATCAACATTCCGGCAACGAGCATGGCGACCGGACCTATCATGCTGCCGACGGTGGCGAGCGTGTTGTCGATGATGTGCGGCAGTTTGATTTGGAAGGCAAACATGAACACGCCGATAAAGATGGAAAGGATGTTGATGTTGGTCAGTACGGTTTTCCACGCAAGATTGCCACGCCCGCAAAGCAGCAGGCGCAAGTGCGTCCAGAAAAGGAACATTTGGACGATGATGAAGCCGCTGGTGTAAATCACCCATTGCGGTCCGAAAATGGACATCACCAGCGGGATGATGAGGTTGCCGGAATTGGTGTAAACCGTGGCAGCGTGTTCGAGCGTATCGAGCTTGAACAGGATTTTGAAAAGCCTGCCCAGCGCGATCAGCAGGATGTGGAACTCGACCGCCAAGGCGACCGAGAGTTTCAACCCGTCAACGATGTCGGGCGTGTTCTCGATTTGGAAAGCGTGAATCATCACCGACGGGCTGATGAGGTAGAGCGCGATGACGGAGAGCGTGCGGCTGTGTTCGGAGGTCAGAAGCTTGAATTTCACCAACGCCATGCCCATCAGGACGATCAGGGTCAGCTCGGTGATTTTGCCGGCGAGGAGCAGGGCGGTTTCCATAGCTTATCCGTATCCGTATCTGAATATAGAAAAGGAATTTTATAGCAAATCGCAGCTTTCGTTATCCATAAAGCCCCGGTTTTCCAAGCTATATCGCCATCACTATGCAGACCCCTATAAATAAAAGGCAAAAGGGTCGTCTGAAACCTATTTAAGCCTTATGCCAGAATACCAGAACCTTGCCGACAACAAGTACATCATCCTCATACGCAAGAGAAATTCTTTACAAAAATTAAAACATTTACTTGTAGTAGTAAAATGCCAAATGCATCCTAATAGTCAAATAAAAATACCGTTCGTCGCTTTTTCCCCACAAATTGATAAAAATAGAAATTTAAAATATTTTCTACCAAACAAGGTAATACCCATCAAAAAACCCAAAAATCAAATTAAAATATCATATATTTCATATACTTATTATTCTATTGCAATTTATTGCATCAAAATACATTTCAAAAAAATCGAAGAATACAGACCTATGCGCCCCTGTTCCCACTATAAAAAATGACACAAGCCTTGATTTTTAATTTCGTACTTTTACAATATGCATTGAAACTTTTCTTGGCGATTATTAAGTTCCAGCCCGAAACGGCATAATCCTTTTACAGTTTACGGGGAGCCGCCGGAAAAGCATCAACGTCCCTACACCCACCATACAAAGGTAAAAAACATGAAAAAATTCAATGTAAAAGTATTGAGCATGGCTGTTACAGCAGCCGTAGCAAGCGGCGCAGCGGGAGCGGCTGAACAAAACTTTGCAGCAGCGGTTGGCGGCAAAGACGATCAAGGTCAAGCAGCGTTTTTTACTGTCTTCGGCGAAGGCACAACATATGATAAAGGTACCGGTAAGCTGACTTTCAAAAAAGATAGCGATGCCCTGCTTTTGAAAACCTTAGAGTTAGAACAAACCATTAATGGTTTTGCATCTGGTTCAAATTTCATCACAACTGATGCTAATGGCAACAAAACCGTCCGCGAAGCCACTAATGAAGATGTTGAAGCCGATGAGTTTAAAGGACTGGGCTTGAAAGAAGTTGTCGCAGCACACGATGAAGCATTGGGTGACTTGACTGAAACCGTCAACGAAAACAGCGAAGCATTGGTGAAAACTGCAGAAGTCGTTAATACCATCAGCGCAGATGTAAATGCCAATAAAGCAGCATTGGAAGAGCAAAAAGAAGCTAACGAAGGCTTCAACAATGCTATTGCCAGCTTGGACAAAGACATCGGTGATCTTGCCTCGGCAGGTAAAGCTGCGATGGAAGCTTTAGAAGTTAACCGCCAAGACATTGATGCCAACAAAACAGCAATCGAAACTAAAGCTGATAAAGCTGACTTCGAAGAATTGGCAAAATACACTGCCGACATGGGCAAAAAAGTTAACGACATCGGTGATGAAGTAACTGCCCTGAGCGATGCAACTAACGCAGCCATCACTCGTCACGATAAAGACATCATTGACTTGGCACAAGCAGGTCTAAAAGCAACTGAGGCTTTGGAAGCCAACCGTAAAGATATTGATGCCAATAAACAAGGCATCGTTGACTTGGCGAAGGGCTTGCAGCTTGCTGCAGAAGCTGTAGAAGACAATCGTAAAGAAATTGATGCCAATAAAGCGGCAATTGAAACTAAAGCCGACAAAGCTGACTTCGAAGAATTGGCAAAATACACTGACAATATGGGCAAAAAAGTTAACGACATCGGTGATGAAGTAACTGCCCTGAGCGACGCAACTAGCGCGGCTATTACTCGTCACGATAAAGACATCGTTGACTTGGCACAAGCAGGTCTGAAAGCAACAGAGGCTTTGGAAGCCAACCGTAAAGATATTGATGCCAATAAACAAGGCATCGTTGACTTGGCGAAGGGCTTGCAGCTTGCTGCAGAGGCTGTAGAAGACAATCGTAAAGAAATTGATGCCAATAAAGCGGCAATTGAAACTAAAGCCGACAAAGCTGACTTCGAAGAATTGGCAAAATACACTGACAATATGGGCAAAAAAGTTAACGACATCGGTGATGAAGTAACTGCCCTGAGCGATGCAACTAACGCAGCCATCACTCGTCACGATAAAGATATCGTTGACTTGGCACAAGCAGGTCTAAAAGCAACTGAGGCTTTGGAAGCCAACCGTAAAGATATTGATGCCAATAAAGCGGCAATCGCTGAAAATACTGCCAAACTTGAAGAGCAAAAAGAAGCTAACGAAGGCTTCAACAATGCTATTGCCAGCTTGGATGAAGACATCATTACTTTGAAAAAAGCAGATTTGGCTGCAGCTGATGCTTTGAAGGCTCACCGCACAGATATCGATGCCAACAAAGCAGCAATTGAGACCAAAGCTGATAAGACTGCTGTAGAAAGCGTAAGAACAATAGCTGTTGAAGCTCAAAAATCAGCTCAAGCGGCAAAAGGTGCTGTTGAAGTTGCCCAAAAATCTGCCGAAACTGCTGACAGCCACGCCAAAGCTGCACAAACCGCTGCTGCCAAAGCTCAAGAAAGTGCCGATACCAATGCGGTACAAATTGCAGCCAATACTAAGCAAATCGATACTAACAAAACCGATATTGCTGCATTGCAAACTGCAAATGGTCAACACGCTGCAGGTATTGCTAAAAACTCAGCACGCATCGATAGCCTGGATAAAAACGTAGCGAACCTGCGTAAAGAGACCCGCCAAGGTCTGGCAGCACAAGCAGCCCTCAGCGGCCTGTTCCAACCTTACAGCGTCGGTAAATTCAATGTTACTGCTGCTTTGGGTGGTTTCAAATCTGATACCGCAGTTGCTGTGGGTGCAGGTTATCGCTTCAATGAAAACTTTGCAGCTAAAGCCGGTCTTGCAGTGGGTACCTCTTCAGGCGGCTCTGCATCTTACAACGTAGGTTTGAACTACGAATGGTAATATTCTTCGTAGAACTGACCTAAATTGACCCGCAGCTTCGGCTGCGGGTTTTTTATGCATTTAATCTTTGAAAGAAAAAATGCCCAAAGGTCGTCTGAAAACCCAACTCTGATTTTCAGACGACCTTGGATTCGGATTTCAAGTGCAACACTAGGGTACCAGTGGTTGGAACAGATTTAAGAATAAAACACTTGGCGTTTCGTAGCCAAGTGTTTTTCTCGGCCGGTGGTTCAACTCATCTTGAACCCTGCGTATCTCCCGATCGCTGATGTTTCGGAAATCGGTTTGTTTGGGGAAATATTGCCGGATGAGTCCATTGGTGTTCTCATTCAGCCCTTTCTCCCAAGAATGGTAAGGGCGACAAAAATAGGTTTCCGCCTTCAATGCTTTGGCTATTTTGGTGTGTTGGTAGAACTCTTTGCCGTTATCCATGGTAATGGTGTGGACTCTGGCTTTATATGCCTTTAATACCCTAATGGCCGCCCGGGCAGTGTCTTCGGCTTTTAAGTTCTTCAATTTGCAGATGATGGTGTAGCGGGTAGTGCGTTCGACCAAGGTCAATAACGCGCTTTTCTGATTTTTGCCGACGATGGTGTCGGCCTCCCAATCGCCGATGCGGGTTTTCTGGTCGACGATAGCAGGTCGGTTTTCTATGCCGACGCGGTCGGGCACTTTGCCTCTGGTCCATGTGCTGCCGTAGCGTTTGCGGTAGGGTTTGCTGCATATTCTGAGATGTTGCCACAAAGTGCCGCCGTTGCTTTTGTCTTGGCGGAGGTAGCGGTAAACGGTGCTGTGATGGAGTGTGATCCCGTGGTGTTTATGCAGGTAGGCACATACTTGTTCGGGACTGAGTTTGCGGCGGATAAGGGTGTCGATGTGTTGAATCAGCTGCGAATCGAGTTTATAGGGTTTTCGCCGGTGCTGTTTGGTCAGCCGGCTTTGCCGTTGGGCTTTATCGGCGCTGTATTGCTGCCCTTGGATGCAGTACCGCTTGATTTCTCGGCTGATGGTGCTTTTGTGGCGGTTGAGCTGTTTGGCGATTTCGGCGATGGTGCAGTGGCGGGACAGGTATTGGATATGGTATCGTTCGTCTTGGGTCAGTTGTGTGTAGCCCATGGCAATCTTTCTTGCAGGAAAGGCCGTATGCTACCGCATACTGGCCTTTTTCTGTTATGGAAAGTTGCACTTCAAATGCGAATCCGCCGACCTTTTCTCAAACCATTTCAACCGAAATGTTGACAATTTTTCACCCGATAACAAAGCGTTTTCAGTATAATACCGCCCGCAAATTTCCTTTTTTTTGAAAAGCATAAATCATGACTACTTCAAATCAAAATGTGCTGGAGCGTATATTCAATTTACGCGCAAACGGCACGAATGTACGCACGGAGCTGATGGCAGGTCTGACCACCTTCCTCGCCATGTGTTACATCATCATCGTCAATCCGCTGATTCTCGGCGAAACAGGCATGGACATGGGCGCGGTATTCGTCGCCACCTGCATCGCTTCCGCCATCGGCTGCTTCGTGATGGGCTTCGTCGGTAACTATCCGATTGCGCTCGCACCGGGCATGGGTTTGAACGCGTACTTTACTTTCGCCGTCGTCAAAGGCATGGGCGTGCCTTGGCAGGTGGCTTTGGGTGCGGTATTCGTTTCCGGCATCATTTTCATTTTATTCAGCTTTTTCAAAGTGCGCGAAATGCTGGTAAACGCGCTGCCTATGGGGTTGAAAATGTCGATTGCCGCCGGTATCGGGCTGTTTCTGTCGCTGATTGCGCTCAAAGGTTCCGGCATCATCGTCGCCAGCGACGCGACTTTGGTGAAGCTGGGCGACATCCACCAACCTGCTGCACTTTTGGTATTGGCAGGCTTCGCTATGGTGGTGGCTTTGGGGCATTTCCGCGTCAAAGGGGCGATTATCCTGACCATTCTGACGATTACCGCCATTTCCACCCTGCTGGGTTTGAGCGAGTTTAAAGGCGTGGTCGGCGAAATTCCGAGCATCGCGCCGACTTTCATGCAGATGGATTTCAACGGCTTGTTTACCCTCAGCATGGTCAGCGTGATTTTCGTCTTTTTCCTAGTTGATTTGTTTGACTCCACCGGCACGTTGGTCGGCGTTTCCCACCGAGCAGGCCTGCTGGAAGACGGCAAACTGCCTCGTCTGAAACGCGCCCTGTTCGCCGACTCAACCGCCATCGTCGCCGGCGCCGCGCTGGGTACGTCTTCAACCACGCCGTATGTCGAAAGTGCGGCGGGTGTTGCCGCAGGCGGCCGCACCGGTCTGACTGCCGTAACCGTCGGCGTATTGATGCTGGCGTGTCTGATTTTCTCACCGCTGGTGCAGAGCATTCCCGGTTTCGCCACCGCGCCTGCCCTGCTCTACGTCGGCGCGCAAATGCTGCGCAGCGCGCGTGAAATTGACTGGGAAGACATGACCGAAGCCGCCCCCGCTTTCCTGACCATCGTGTTCATGCCGTTTACCTATTCGATTGCAGACGGCATCGCCTTCGGCTTTATCAGCTATGCAGTGATTAAACTTTTGTGCAACCGCGTGAAAGACGTACCACCTATGGTGTGGATAGTTGCCGTATTATGGGCGTTGAAATTTTGGTATTTAGGGGGCTAATTGCTCCATCTGCAGAAAGGTCGTCTGAAAACAAGTTTTCAGACGACCTTTTATATATAATGAGACCTTTGCAAAAAAACCCTTCCCCCGACAGCCGAAACCCAAACACAGGTTTTCGTCTATTTCCGCTCCTAATTGCTCCTGATTTTACCCAAATATCCCCTTAATCCTCCCCGAATACCCGATAATCAGGCATCCGGGCCGCCTTTTAGGCAGCAACAGGCACACTTAGCCTGTTAGCCGCTTTCAACAGGTGGCGGATTCGCATTTGAAGTGCAACTTTCCATAACAGAAAAAGGCCAGTATGCGGTAGCATACGGCCTTTCCTGCAAGAAAGATTGCCATGAGCTACACACAACTGACCCAAGACGAACGATACCATATCCAATACCTGTCCCGCCACTGCACCATCGCCGAAATCGCCAAACAGCTCAACCGCCACAAAAGCACCATCAGCCGAGAAATCAAGCGGCACTGCATCCAAGGACAGCAATACAGCGCCGATAAAGCCCAACGGCAAAACCGGCTGACCAAACAGCACCGGCGAAAACCCTATAAGCTCGATTCGCAGCTGGTTCAACACATCGACACCCTTATCCGCCGCAAACTCAGTCCCGAACAAGTATGTGCCTACCTGCATAAACACCACGGGATCACACTCCATCACAGCACCGTTTACCGCTACCTCCGCCAAGACAAAAGCAACGGCGGCACTTTGTGGCAACACCTCAGAATATGCAGCAAACCCTACCGCAAACGCTACGGCAGCACATGGACCAGAGGCAAAGTGCCCAACCGCGTCGGCATAGAGAACCGACCTGCTATCGTCGACCAGAAAACCCGCATCGGCGATTGGGAGGCCGACACCATCGTCGGCAAAAATCAGAAAAGCGCGTTATTGACCTTGGTCGAACGCACTACCCGCTACACCATCATCTGCAAATTAAAGAACTTAAAAGCCGAAGACACTGCCCGGGCGGCCATTAGGGTATTAAAGGCATATAAAGCCAGAGTCCACACCATCACCATGGATAACGGCAAAGAGTTCTACCAACACACCAAAATAGCCAAAGCCTTGAAGGCGAAAACCTATTTTTGCCGCCCTTACCATTCTTGGGAGAAAGGGCTGAATGAGAACACCAATGGACTCATCCGGCAATATTTCCCCAAACAAACCGATTTCCGAAACATCAGCGATCGGGAGATACGCAGGGTTCAAGATGAGTTGAACCACCGGCCGAGAAAAACACTTGGCTACGAAACGCCAAGTGTTTTATTCTTAAATCTGTTCCAACCACTGGTACCCTAGTGTTGCACTTGAAATCCGAATCCAAGGGTTTAAACACATCGCCTTCAGATGGCTTTGCGCACTCACTTTACACAGACCAAAATAGGCTGCCCGGGCGTAGCGGAATTTACGGTGCAGCGTACCGAAGCTTTGTTCGACCACATAACGGGTCTTCGACAAATATCGGTTGCGCTTCGTTTGCGCTTCCGTCAACGGACGGTTGCGGTGGGCTTTGCGCATAATGCCGTCTAACAACTGATGCTCTTTCAGATGTTGCCGGTTTTCCTTGCTGTCGTAGCCTTTGTCGGCATAGACGGTCGTACCTTCGGCAATGCCTTCCAACAAAGGGGACAGATGGTTGCACTCATGGGTATTGGCAGGAGTGATGTGCAGTTTCTCGATATAGCCTTCCTCATCGGTACGGGTATGTTGTTTGTAACCGAGTTTGTAGAGGCCGTTTTTCTTTGTCCAACGGGCATCTTTGTCCTTACTCGGTGTGGTTTGGCCGCTGACTTGTCCTTCCTCGTCGACTTCTATGGCCTGACGCTGTTTGCTGCCGGCAGTCTGAATAATGGTGGCGTCAATGACGGCGGCGGATGCTTTCTCTACTTTTAGGTTTTTTTCGGCCAGTTGGCAGTTAATCAGTTCCAGCAATTCGGACAGGGTGTCGTCTTGCGCCAGCCAGTTACGGTAGCGGCATAAGGTGCTGTAATCGGGGATGCTCAGTTCGTCAAAACGGCAAAACAGGTTGAAATCGATGCGGGTGATGAGGCTGTGTTCGAGTTCGGGATCGGAGAGGCTGTGCCATTGTCCGAGCAGGACGGCTTTGAACATGGACAACA is a genomic window containing:
- a CDS encoding IS30 family transposase, giving the protein MSYTQLTQDERYHIQYLSRHCTIAEIAKQLNRHKSTISREIKRHCIQGQQYSADKAQRQNRLTKQHRRKPYKLDSQLVQHIDTLIRRKLSPEQVCAYLHKHHGITLHHSTVYRYLRQDKSNGGTLWQHLRICSKPYRKRYGSTWTRGKVPDRVGIENRPAIVDQKTRIGDWEADTIVGKNQKSALLTLVERTTRYTIICKLKNLKAEDTARAAIRVLKAYKARVHTITMDNGKEFYQHTKIAKALKAKTYFCRPYHSWEKGLNENTNGLIRQYFPKQTDFRNISDREIRRVQDELNHRPRKTLGYETPSVLFLNLFQPLVP
- a CDS encoding AEC family transporter — its product is METALLLAGKITELTLIVLMGMALVKFKLLTSEHSRTLSVIALYLISPSVMIHAFQIENTPDIVDGLKLSVALAVEFHILLIALGRLFKILFKLDTLEHAATVYTNSGNLIIPLVMSIFGPQWVIYTSGFIIVQMFLFWTHLRLLLCGRGNLAWKTVLTNINILSIFIGVFMFAFQIKLPHIIDNTLATVGSMIGPVAMLVAGMLIASLPLKEIVLSKRIYLVAFLRLMLIPLILLVFVKISGIAHLGGHSDTVVLISFLATVSPAASTVTQMAMVYGQNARKASAIYGITTLLCVITMPLMIALYQAMV
- a CDS encoding YadA-like family protein, which gives rise to MKKFNVKVLSMAVTAAVASGAAGAAEQNFAAAVGGKDDQGQAAFFTVFGEGTTYDKGTGKLTFKKDSDALLLKTLELEQTINGFASGSNFITTDANGNKTVREATNEDVEADEFKGLGLKEVVAAHDEALGDLTETVNENSEALVKTAEVVNTISADVNANKAALEEQKEANEGFNNAIASLDKDIGDLASAGKAAMEALEVNRQDIDANKTAIETKADKADFEELAKYTADMGKKVNDIGDEVTALSDATNAAITRHDKDIIDLAQAGLKATEALEANRKDIDANKQGIVDLAKGLQLAAEAVEDNRKEIDANKAAIETKADKADFEELAKYTDNMGKKVNDIGDEVTALSDATSAAITRHDKDIVDLAQAGLKATEALEANRKDIDANKQGIVDLAKGLQLAAEAVEDNRKEIDANKAAIETKADKADFEELAKYTDNMGKKVNDIGDEVTALSDATNAAITRHDKDIVDLAQAGLKATEALEANRKDIDANKAAIAENTAKLEEQKEANEGFNNAIASLDEDIITLKKADLAAADALKAHRTDIDANKAAIETKADKTAVESVRTIAVEAQKSAQAAKGAVEVAQKSAETADSHAKAAQTAAAKAQESADTNAVQIAANTKQIDTNKTDIAALQTANGQHAAGIAKNSARIDSLDKNVANLRKETRQGLAAQAALSGLFQPYSVGKFNVTAALGGFKSDTAVAVGAGYRFNENFAAKAGLAVGTSSGGSASYNVGLNYEW
- a CDS encoding IS30 family transposase; the protein is MGYTQLTQDERYHIQYLSRHCTIAEIAKQLNRHKSTISREIKRYCIQGQQYSADKAQRQSRLTKQHRRKPYKLDSQLIQHIDTLIRRKLSPEQVCAYLHKHHGITLHHSTVYRYLRQDKSNGGTLWQHLRICSKPYRKRYGSTWTRGKVPDRVGIENRPAIVDQKTRIGDWEADTIVGKNQKSALLTLVERTTRYTIICKLKNLKAEDTARAAIRVLKAYKARVHTITMDNGKEFYQHTKIAKALKAETYFCRPYHSWEKGLNENTNGLIRQYFPKQTDFRNISDREIRRVQDELNHRPRKTLGYETPSVLFLNLFQPLVP
- a CDS encoding NCS2 family permease, producing MTTSNQNVLERIFNLRANGTNVRTELMAGLTTFLAMCYIIIVNPLILGETGMDMGAVFVATCIASAIGCFVMGFVGNYPIALAPGMGLNAYFTFAVVKGMGVPWQVALGAVFVSGIIFILFSFFKVREMLVNALPMGLKMSIAAGIGLFLSLIALKGSGIIVASDATLVKLGDIHQPAALLVLAGFAMVVALGHFRVKGAIILTILTITAISTLLGLSEFKGVVGEIPSIAPTFMQMDFNGLFTLSMVSVIFVFFLVDLFDSTGTLVGVSHRAGLLEDGKLPRLKRALFADSTAIVAGAALGTSSTTPYVESAAGVAAGGRTGLTAVTVGVLMLACLIFSPLVQSIPGFATAPALLYVGAQMLRSAREIDWEDMTEAAPAFLTIVFMPFTYSIADGIAFGFISYAVIKLLCNRVKDVPPMVWIVAVLWALKFWYLGG
- a CDS encoding IS30 family transposase → MSYTQLTQDERYHIQYLSRHCTIAEIAKQLNRHKSTISREIKRHCIQGQQYSADKAQRQNRLTKQHRRKPYKLDSQLVQHIDTLIRRKLSPEQVCAYLHKHHGITLHHSTVYRYLRQDKSNGGTLWQHLRICSKPYRKRYGSTWTRGKVPNRVGIENRPAIVDQKTRIGDWEADTIVGKNQKSALLTLVERTTRYTIICKLKNLKAEDTARAAIRVLKAYKARVHTITMDNGKEFYQHTKIAKALKAKTYFCRPYHSWEKGLNENTNGLIRQYFPKQTDFRNISDREIRRVQDELNHRPRKTLGYETPSVLFLNLFQPLVP
- a CDS encoding IS5 family transposase translates to MSTFFQQTAQAMIAKHIDRFPLLKLDQVIDWQPIEQYLNRQRTRYLRDHRGRPAYPLLSMFKAVLLGQWHSLSDPELEHSLITRIDFNLFCRFDELSIPDYSTLCRYRNWLAQDDTLSELLELINCQLAEKNLKVEKASAAVIDATIIQTAGSKQRQAIEVDEEGQVSGQTTPSKDKDARWTKKNGLYKLGYKQHTRTDEEGYIEKLHITPANTHECNHLSPLLEGIAEGTTVYADKGYDSKENRQHLKEHQLLDGIMRKAHRNRPLTEAQTKRNRYLSKTRYVVEQSFGTLHRKFRYARAAYFGLCKVSAQSHLKAMCLNPWIRISSATLGYQWLEQI